A stretch of Homo sapiens chromosome 12, GRCh38.p14 Primary Assembly DNA encodes these proteins:
- the HELB gene encoding DNA helicase B → MARSSPYLRQLQGPLLPPRDLVEEDDDYLNDDVEEDEESVFIDAEELCSGGVKAGSLPGCLRVSICDENTQETCKVFGRFPITGAWWRVKVQVKPVVGSRSYQYQVQGFPSYFLQSDMSPPNQKHICALFLKECEVSSDDVNKFLTWVKEVSNYKNLNFENLRETLRTFHKETGRKDQKQPTQNGQEELFLDNEMSLPLENTIPFRNVMTALQFPKIMEFLPVLLPRHFKWIIGSGSKEMLKEIEEILGTHPWKLGFSKITYREWKLLRCEASWIAFCQCESLLQLMTDLEKNALIMYSRLKQICREDGHTYVEVNDLTLTLSNHMSFHAASESLKFLKDIGVVTYEKSCVFPYDLYHAERAIAFSICDLMKKPPWHLCVDVEKVLASIHTTKPENSSDDALNESKPDEVRLENPVDVVDTQDNGDHIWTNGENEINAEISEVQLDQDQVEVPLDRDQVAALEMICSNPVTVISGKGGCGKTTIVSRLFKHIEQLEEREVKKACEDFEQDQNASEEWITFTEQSQLEADKAIEVLLTAPTGKAAGLLRQKTGLHAYTLCQVNYSFYSWTQTMMTTNKPWKFSSVRVLVVDEGSLVSVGIFKSVLNLLCEHSKLSKLIILGDIRQLPSIEPGNLLKDLFETLKSRNCAIELKTNHRAESQLIVDNATRISRRQFPKFDAELNISDNPTLPISIQDKTFIFVRLPEEDASSQSSKTNHHSCLYSAVKTLLQENNLQNAKTSQFIAFRRQDCDLINDCCCKHYTGHLTKDHQSRLVFGIGDKICCTRNAYLSDLLPENISGSQQNNDLDASSEDFSGTLPDFAKNKRDFESNVRLCNGEIFFITNDVTDVTFGKRRSLTINNMAGLEVTVDFKKLMKYCRIKHAWARTIHTFQGSEEQTVVYVVGKAGRQHWQHVYTAVTRGRCRVYVIAEESQLRNAIMKNSFPRKTRLKHFLQSKLSSSGAPPADFPSPRKSSGDSGGPSTPSASPLPVVTDHAMTNDVTWSEASSPDERTLTFAERWQLSSPDGVDTDDDLPKSRASKRTCGVNDDESPSKIFMVGESPQVSSRLQNLRLNNLIPRQLFKPTDNQET, encoded by the exons ATGGCCAGGTCGAGTCCGTACCTGCGCCAACTTCAGGGACCTCTGCTCCCACCCAGGGATCTGGTGGAGGAGGACGACGACTACCTAAACGACGACGTGGAGGAGGATGAAGAGTCCGTGTTCATCGACGCCGAGGAGCTCTGCAGTGGGGGCGTAAAGGCTGGCAGCCTCCCCGGGTGCCTCCGCG tttctatttgtGATGAAAACACACAAGAGACATGTAAAGTGTTTGGACGTTTTCCGATAACAGGTGCTTGGTGGAGAGTGAAGGTACAAGTAAAGCCTGTGGTGGGATCAAGGAGCTATCAATATCAAGTTCAAGGATTTCCGTCTTACTTTTTGCAGTCTGATATGTCACCACCAAATCAAAAACATATCTGTGCTCTCTTTCTTAAAGAGTGTGAGGTCTCCAGTGATGATGTTAATAAATTTTTAACATGGGTAAAGGAGGTATCAAACTACAAAAACCTAAACTTTGAAAATCTTAGGGAAACACTAAGAACTTTCCACAAGGAAACTGGAAGGAAAGATCAAAAGCAGCCTACACAGAATGGTCAGGAAGAGTTGTTCCTAGACAATGAGATGAGTCTTCCTCTGGAAAACACAA TTCCATTTAGAAATGTAATGACAGCTTTGCAGTTTCCGAAGATAATGGAATTCCTTCCAGTTCTTCTGCCTCGACACTTTAAATGGATCATAGGGTCAGGTTCTAAAGAGATGTTGAAAGAGATAGAAGAGATTTTAGGTACACATCCGTGGAAACTTGGATTTAGTAAA ataacCTACAGAGAGTGGAAACTCCTGCGATGTGAGGCAAGTTGGATAGCATTTTGTCAGTGTGAGTCTCTTCTCCAGCTGATGACTGATTTGGAGAAGAATGCATTAATAATGTATTCCAGACTGAAGCAGATATGTAGAGAAGATGGGCACACATATGTTGAAGTGAATGACTTAACTTTGACATTGTCAAATCATATGTCATTTCATGCTGCTTCAGAGTCTCTGAAGTTTTTGAAGGATATTGGTGTGGTGACATATGAGAAGTCCTGTGTCTTCCCTTATGACCTTTACCATGCTGAAAGAGCCATCGCCTTTTCAATTTGTGACCTGATGAAGAAACCTCCTTGGCATTTATGTGTCGATGTCGAAAAGGTGCTTGCCTCTATTCACACCACAAAACCTGAGAATTCAAGCGATGATGCATTGAATGAGAGCAAACCTGATGAAGTAAGATTAGAAAATCCTGTGGATGTTGTGGACACACAGGACAATGGTGACCATATTTGGACTAATggtgaaaatgaaattaatgcagaaataagTGAAGTTCAGCTGGATCAGGATCAGGTTGAAGTTCCACTGGATCGGGATCAGGTGGCTGCTTTGGAAATGATTTGCTCCAATCCTGTGACAGTCATAAGTGGGAAAGGTGGATGTGGGAAGACCACAATCGTTAGCCGTCTTTTTAAGCATATAGAGCAGTtggaagaaagagaagtaaaaaaagCCTGTGAAGATTTTGAACAAGACCAGAATGCTTCAGAAGAATGGATTACCTTTACTGAGCAAAGTCAACTAGAGGCGGACAAGGCTATAGAAGTTTTGCTCACAGCACCTACAGGGAAAGCAGCTGGCTTACTAAGACAGAAAACTGGTCTTCATGCCTACACACTGTGTCAG GTCAATTATAGCTTCTATTCATGGACTCAAACAATGATGACCACAAACAAACCATGGAAATTTTCTTCGGTTAGAGTTCTGGTTGTGGATGAAGGGAGTTTGGTATCTGTAGGAATCTTCAAATCGGTCTTAAATTTATTGTGTGAGCACTCCAAACTTTCTAAGCTTATTATCCTTG gtgaCATTAGACAGTTACCCAGTATTGAACCTGGTAACTTGCTGAAAGATCTTTTTGAGACTCTTAAGTCAAGAAATTGTGCTATTGAGCTAAAGACAAACCATAGAgcagaatctcagctcattgtGGACAATGCTACAAG AATCTCAAGACGCCAATTTCCAAAATTTGATGCAGAACTAAATATCTCTGATAATCCAACATTACCCATCTCAATTCAAgataagacatttatttttgtcaGGCTCCCAGAAGAGGATGCCAGTTCTCAGTCATCTAAAACTAATCATCACTCTT GTTTATATTCTGCAGTTAAAACTTTACTACAAGAAAATAACTTACAAAATGCAAAAACATCACAATTTATTGCATTTAGAAG GCAAGACTGTGATCTAATTAATGACTGCTGCTGCAAACACTACACAGGCCACCTCACCAA AGACCATCAGAGTAGACTTGTTTTTGGAATTGGTGATAAAATTTGTTGTACCAGGAATGCATACCTCTCAGACTTACTACCTGAAAATATCTCTGGAAGTCAGCAAAATAATGATCTAGATGCCAGTAGTGAAGACTTTTCTGGTACGCTTCCTGATTTTGCTAAAAATAAGCGTGACTTTGAAAGTAACGTTCGACTGTGCAATGGAGAGATATTTTTCATAACAAAT GATGTAACTGATGTAACTTTTGGAAAGAGAAGATCTTTGACCATTAATAATATGGCTGGCCTGGAAGTAACTGTGGATTTTAAGAAACTAATGAAATATTGTCGCATAAAACATGCATGGGCAAGAACTATTCACACTTTTCAG GGGTCCGAGGAGCAAACAGTTGTCTATGTGGTGGGGAAGGCGGGCCGCCAGCACTGGCAGCATGTCTACACCGCCGTGACCAGGGGCCGCTGCCGAGTGTATGTGATTGCAGAGGAGTCTCAGCTCCGGAatgccattatgaaaaacagttttcCTAGAAAAACTCGTTTGAAACATTTCTTGCAAAGTAAGCTCTCCTCTAGCGGCGCACCTCCAGCAGATTTTCCGTCCCCACGGAAGAGCTCTGGAGACAGTGGAGGACCCAGCACACCGTCAGCATCTCCACTCCCTGTAGTCACAGACCACGCCATGACAAATGATGTCACCTGGAGCGAGGCCTCTTCGCCTGATGAGAGGACACTCACCTTTGCTGAAAGATGGCAATTATCTTCACCTGATGGAGTAGATACAGATGATGATTTACCAAAATCGCGAGCATCCAAAAGAACCTGTGGTGTGAATGATGATGAAAGTCCAAGCAAAATTTTTATG
- the HELB gene encoding DNA helicase B isoform X1 produces the protein MARSSPYLRQLQGPLLPPRDLVEEDDDYLNDDVEEDEESVFIDAEELCSGGVKAGSLPGCLRVSICDENTQETCKVFGRFPITGAWWRVKVQVKPVVGSRSYQYQVQGFPSYFLQSDMSPPNQKHICALFLKECEVSSDDVNKFLTWVKEVSNYKNLNFENLRETLRTFHKETGRKDQKQPTQNGQEELFLDNEMSLPLENTIPFRNVMTALQFPKIMEFLPVLLPRHFKWIIGSGSKEMLKEIEEILGTHPWKLGFSKITYREWKLLRCEASWIAFCQCESLLQLMTDLEKNALIMYSRLKQICREDGHTYVEVNDLTLTLSNHMSFHAASESLKFLKDIGVVTYEKSCVFPYDLYHAERAIAFSICDLMKKPPWHLCVDVEKVLASIHTTKPENSSDDALNESKPDEVRLENPVDVVDTQDNGDHIWTNGENEINAEISEVQLDQDQVEVPLDRDQVAALEMICSNPVTVISGKGGCGKTTIVSRLFKHIEQLEEREVKKACEDFEQDQNASEEWITFTEQSQLEADKAIEVLLTAPTGKAAGLLRQKTGLHAYTLCQVNYSFYSWTQTMMTTNKPWKFSSVRVLVVDEGSLVSVGIFKSVLNLLCEHSKLSKLIILGDIRQLPSIEPGNLLKDLFETLKSRNCAIELKTNHRAESQLIVDNATRISRRQFPKFDAELNISDNPTLPISIQDKTFIFVRLPEEDASSQSSKTNHHSCLYSAVKTLLQENNLQNAKTSQFIAFRRQDCDLINDCCCKHYTGHLTKDHQSRLVFGIGDKICCTRNAYLSDLLPENISGSQQNNDLDASSEDFSGTLPDFAKNKRDFESNVRLCNGEIFFITNIEYL, from the exons ATGGCCAGGTCGAGTCCGTACCTGCGCCAACTTCAGGGACCTCTGCTCCCACCCAGGGATCTGGTGGAGGAGGACGACGACTACCTAAACGACGACGTGGAGGAGGATGAAGAGTCCGTGTTCATCGACGCCGAGGAGCTCTGCAGTGGGGGCGTAAAGGCTGGCAGCCTCCCCGGGTGCCTCCGCG tttctatttgtGATGAAAACACACAAGAGACATGTAAAGTGTTTGGACGTTTTCCGATAACAGGTGCTTGGTGGAGAGTGAAGGTACAAGTAAAGCCTGTGGTGGGATCAAGGAGCTATCAATATCAAGTTCAAGGATTTCCGTCTTACTTTTTGCAGTCTGATATGTCACCACCAAATCAAAAACATATCTGTGCTCTCTTTCTTAAAGAGTGTGAGGTCTCCAGTGATGATGTTAATAAATTTTTAACATGGGTAAAGGAGGTATCAAACTACAAAAACCTAAACTTTGAAAATCTTAGGGAAACACTAAGAACTTTCCACAAGGAAACTGGAAGGAAAGATCAAAAGCAGCCTACACAGAATGGTCAGGAAGAGTTGTTCCTAGACAATGAGATGAGTCTTCCTCTGGAAAACACAA TTCCATTTAGAAATGTAATGACAGCTTTGCAGTTTCCGAAGATAATGGAATTCCTTCCAGTTCTTCTGCCTCGACACTTTAAATGGATCATAGGGTCAGGTTCTAAAGAGATGTTGAAAGAGATAGAAGAGATTTTAGGTACACATCCGTGGAAACTTGGATTTAGTAAA ataacCTACAGAGAGTGGAAACTCCTGCGATGTGAGGCAAGTTGGATAGCATTTTGTCAGTGTGAGTCTCTTCTCCAGCTGATGACTGATTTGGAGAAGAATGCATTAATAATGTATTCCAGACTGAAGCAGATATGTAGAGAAGATGGGCACACATATGTTGAAGTGAATGACTTAACTTTGACATTGTCAAATCATATGTCATTTCATGCTGCTTCAGAGTCTCTGAAGTTTTTGAAGGATATTGGTGTGGTGACATATGAGAAGTCCTGTGTCTTCCCTTATGACCTTTACCATGCTGAAAGAGCCATCGCCTTTTCAATTTGTGACCTGATGAAGAAACCTCCTTGGCATTTATGTGTCGATGTCGAAAAGGTGCTTGCCTCTATTCACACCACAAAACCTGAGAATTCAAGCGATGATGCATTGAATGAGAGCAAACCTGATGAAGTAAGATTAGAAAATCCTGTGGATGTTGTGGACACACAGGACAATGGTGACCATATTTGGACTAATggtgaaaatgaaattaatgcagaaataagTGAAGTTCAGCTGGATCAGGATCAGGTTGAAGTTCCACTGGATCGGGATCAGGTGGCTGCTTTGGAAATGATTTGCTCCAATCCTGTGACAGTCATAAGTGGGAAAGGTGGATGTGGGAAGACCACAATCGTTAGCCGTCTTTTTAAGCATATAGAGCAGTtggaagaaagagaagtaaaaaaagCCTGTGAAGATTTTGAACAAGACCAGAATGCTTCAGAAGAATGGATTACCTTTACTGAGCAAAGTCAACTAGAGGCGGACAAGGCTATAGAAGTTTTGCTCACAGCACCTACAGGGAAAGCAGCTGGCTTACTAAGACAGAAAACTGGTCTTCATGCCTACACACTGTGTCAG GTCAATTATAGCTTCTATTCATGGACTCAAACAATGATGACCACAAACAAACCATGGAAATTTTCTTCGGTTAGAGTTCTGGTTGTGGATGAAGGGAGTTTGGTATCTGTAGGAATCTTCAAATCGGTCTTAAATTTATTGTGTGAGCACTCCAAACTTTCTAAGCTTATTATCCTTG gtgaCATTAGACAGTTACCCAGTATTGAACCTGGTAACTTGCTGAAAGATCTTTTTGAGACTCTTAAGTCAAGAAATTGTGCTATTGAGCTAAAGACAAACCATAGAgcagaatctcagctcattgtGGACAATGCTACAAG AATCTCAAGACGCCAATTTCCAAAATTTGATGCAGAACTAAATATCTCTGATAATCCAACATTACCCATCTCAATTCAAgataagacatttatttttgtcaGGCTCCCAGAAGAGGATGCCAGTTCTCAGTCATCTAAAACTAATCATCACTCTT GTTTATATTCTGCAGTTAAAACTTTACTACAAGAAAATAACTTACAAAATGCAAAAACATCACAATTTATTGCATTTAGAAG GCAAGACTGTGATCTAATTAATGACTGCTGCTGCAAACACTACACAGGCCACCTCACCAA AGACCATCAGAGTAGACTTGTTTTTGGAATTGGTGATAAAATTTGTTGTACCAGGAATGCATACCTCTCAGACTTACTACCTGAAAATATCTCTGGAAGTCAGCAAAATAATGATCTAGATGCCAGTAGTGAAGACTTTTCTGGTACGCTTCCTGATTTTGCTAAAAATAAGCGTGACTTTGAAAGTAACGTTCGACTGTGCAATGGAGAGATATTTTTCATAACAAAT ATAGAATATCTTTGA